The Montipora foliosa isolate CH-2021 chromosome 1, ASM3666993v2, whole genome shotgun sequence genome has a window encoding:
- the LOC137997932 gene encoding something about silencing protein 10-like codes for MARSKRRRKPRKLKEEEKEPVYEEPDPNSDDFFYDDVDKFHAEREKILLDSASDPRDGELSSDENNHQDEEVLALDVDDSSDNDEDDGGGSDHENEEFEEEEDEEEEVRENGKDGGDIPSVKSWGRRKSAFYDGDIDEEYAGSDEEMDELAEEEEEEALALQKQMAASLEEQDFDADVFELPQMSKKEEGEGDFNKETIVQDLSKLSSEEKIQILIKESPELFQLLDEFKLKLKEVTERLHPLVKMARAGQISEEGASYIELKHQLYLNYCINIGYYLLLKAKNVSVKDHPVMGRLVQYQKLITELKPLDEKLKSEEELLLLQDQTPEQGLQKEAPLQSVKTKRTSKKLAKPGKLSSLLDDEGDIDEESDLTVENLVKAVRDKKEARVHGKKREKNGKRKAEGDPVQMDPLEYYEAVKLAKKKKKEVNKAASRSTEEQPDMDEKDTMEGKRGITYQISQNKGLTVKKKKEDRNPRVKLRKKYRKAQIKRKSQVLPVLNEQYRYGGEATGIKSNLTRSIKIR; via the exons ATGGCTCGATCAAAAAG AAGGCGCAAGCCAAGAAAACtcaaagaagaagagaaagagcCTGTGTATGAAGAACCTGACCCT AATTCAGATGACTTCTTTTATGATGATGTTGATAAATTTCATGCTGAAAGGGAAAAG ATCCTTTTAGACAGTGCATCTGATCCTAGAGATGGAGAACTTTCCAGTGATGAAAATAATCACCAG GATGAAGAGGTATTGGCACTGGATGTCGATGATTCATCTGATAATGATGAGGATGATGGAGGTGGCAGCGATCATGAAAACGAAGAGTTTGAAGAg GAGGAGGATGAAGAGGAGGAAGTGCGTGAAAATGGGAAGGATGGTGGAG ACATTCCAAGTGTGAAATCGTGGGGGAGACGAAAATCTGCCTTCTATGATGGTGACATTGATGAAGAATACGCAG GCTCTGATGAAGAGATGGATGAGCTGGCagaggaggaagaagaagaggcTTTGGCATTGCAAAAACAAATGGCTGCCTCCCTTGAGGAACAAGATTTTGATGCTGATGTCTTCGAG CTTCCACAGATGTCTAAAAAGGAAGAAGGTGAAGGTGACTTTAATAAG GAGACAATTGTTCAGGacctttcaaagttgtccagtGAAGAAAAGATTCAG ATACTGATCAAAGAATCTCCCGAGCTTTTTCAACTCTTGGATGAATTCAAGCTAAAG CTAAAAGAAGTGACTGAAAGGCTTCATCCTTTGGTGAAAATGGCAAGAGCGGGGCAGATCTCCGAAGAG GGAGCCAGCTATATTGAATTGAAGCATCAGCTCTATCTCAA TTACTGTATCAACATCGGTTATTATTTGTTGCTGAAGGCCAAAAACGTGTCTGTAAAAGATCACCCAGTCATGGGGCGCCTTGTTCAATACCAAAAG TTGATCACAGAACTCAAACCTTTAGatgaaaaattgaaatcagaagAAGAATTGCTGCTGTTGCAAGATCAAACCCCAGAGCAAG GCTTACAGAAAGAGGCTCCGTTACAGAGTGTCAAAACCAAG AGAACATCTAAGAAACTTGCAAAGCCTGGAAAATTATCATCTCTTCTCGATGACGAAGGTGACATCGACGAGGAATCAGATCTCACAGTTGAAAATCTCGTAAAAGCAGTGCGAGATAAG AAGGAGGCAAGAGTGCATgggaaaaagagagagaagaatGGAAAAAGAAAGGCAGAAGGCGACCCAGTTCAGATGGATCCACTAGAATACTACGAAGCTGTTAAACttgccaagaaaaagaaaaaggaagtcAACAAGGCTGCCTCAAG ATCCACAGAAGAGCAGCCAGACATGGATGAAAAAGACACCATGGAAGGGAAAAGAGGAATTACATACCAG ATCTCTCAAAATAAGGGTCTCACAGtcaagaagaaaaaagaggatCGCAATCCTCGAGTTAAACTTCGAAAGAAGTATCGCAAGGCCCAAATCAAGCGTAAAAGTCAG GTTCTACCCGTTTTGAACGAGCAATACCGGTATGGCGGCGAGGCAACGGGGATTAAATCGAATCTTACCAGGAGTATCAAAATCAGATGA